One window of the Pseudomonas lurida genome contains the following:
- a CDS encoding DUF2797 domain-containing protein: MIEIGRGAVSKMSAQLGEPTVQYAFRLGDAEVPVNPMIGTHVRLEYLGAIHCSHCGRKTKTSFSQGYCYPCMTKLAQCDLCIMSPERCHYDAGTCRDPGWGETFCMTDHVVYLANSSGIKVGITRATQLPTRWLDQGASQALPIMRVATRQQSGFVEDLFRSQVADKTNWRALLKGDAQSVDLKQVRDALFASCAEGLVSLQERFGLQAIQTIADIEPIEIRYPVEQYPTKIVSFNLDKNPIAEGTLLGIKGQYLIFDTGVINIRKYTAYQLAVHQ, translated from the coding sequence TTGATTGAAATTGGTCGCGGTGCAGTCAGCAAAATGTCGGCGCAACTCGGTGAGCCGACCGTTCAATACGCGTTTCGCTTAGGAGACGCCGAGGTGCCGGTCAATCCAATGATCGGCACTCACGTGCGCCTGGAGTACCTCGGTGCCATTCATTGCAGCCATTGCGGCCGCAAGACCAAGACCAGCTTCAGCCAGGGGTATTGCTACCCGTGCATGACCAAGCTGGCCCAGTGTGACCTGTGCATCATGAGCCCCGAGCGTTGCCATTACGACGCCGGCACCTGCCGCGATCCAGGCTGGGGCGAAACATTCTGCATGACCGACCACGTGGTGTACCTGGCGAATTCGTCCGGGATCAAGGTCGGCATCACCCGCGCTACCCAGTTGCCGACGCGCTGGCTGGACCAGGGCGCGAGCCAGGCGCTGCCGATCATGCGCGTGGCGACCCGCCAGCAATCTGGTTTCGTCGAAGACCTGTTTCGCAGCCAGGTGGCCGACAAGACCAATTGGCGCGCGTTGCTCAAGGGCGACGCCCAGTCCGTCGACCTCAAGCAGGTACGTGACGCGTTGTTCGCCTCATGCGCCGAAGGCCTGGTAAGTCTGCAGGAACGCTTTGGCTTGCAGGCCATCCAAACGATTGCCGACATTGAACCGATCGAAATCCGCTATCCAGTCGAGCAGTACCCGACCAAGATCGTCAGCTTCAACCTGGACAAGAACCCGATTGCCGAAGGCACGCTGCTGGGGATCAAAGGCCAATACCTGATCTTCGACACCGGCGTTATCAATATTCGTAAGTACACGGCCTACCAGCTCGCCGTGCATCAGTAG
- a CDS encoding GNAT family N-acetyltransferase, producing the protein MDTPDILVLQASYTNPVHAEAIGRVLNHYAEDPMGGGHSLSADLLEQLPGELAKRAHAFSVLAFVGGEPAGLVNCFEGFSTFACRPLVNIHDVAVMGPFRGLGLSQKMLQKVEEIARQRGCCKITLEVLEGNAVAQAAYRKFGFDDSMFDPAHGRMLFWSKPL; encoded by the coding sequence ATGGACACCCCGGATATCCTGGTGCTGCAAGCCAGCTACACCAACCCCGTGCATGCCGAAGCAATTGGCCGCGTGCTCAACCATTACGCGGAAGACCCGATGGGGGGCGGTCACAGCCTGTCTGCCGATCTTCTGGAGCAACTGCCGGGCGAACTCGCCAAGCGCGCCCACGCGTTCAGTGTGCTGGCGTTCGTGGGAGGTGAGCCGGCAGGTCTGGTGAATTGCTTTGAAGGCTTCTCCACCTTTGCCTGCCGCCCGCTGGTCAATATCCATGACGTAGCGGTGATGGGGCCGTTCCGTGGTTTGGGGCTGAGCCAGAAAATGCTGCAGAAGGTCGAGGAAATCGCCCGTCAGCGCGGCTGCTGCAAGATCACCCTGGAGGTGCTGGAAGGCAATGCCGTGGCTCAAGCGGCGTATCGCAAGTTTGGTTTTGATGATTCGATGTTTGACCCCGCCCATGGGCGCATGTTGTTCTGGAGCAAACCGCTTTAA
- a CDS encoding helix-turn-helix transcriptional regulator translates to MSRTTRLLTLLQTLRGKKRPVTAAVLAAQLEVSERTLYRDIAELTALGAPIFGEAGVGYVLRSGLFLPPLMLNAEETEAIVLGLRYVDQRGDDVLSRAAANALAKIADVLDPAAQEALRNPTVLPGPPGFGYPENRVPLKVFREAIGNQAKLHIDYADASQTQSQRLIWPLALGFLNEVRVIVAWCELRGAYRTFRTDRVASAEASGGRYPGRRSDWLRAWRKLLEANESGPFTPDKN, encoded by the coding sequence GTGTCGCGTACCACCCGTCTACTGACTTTGCTCCAGACCCTGCGGGGCAAGAAACGTCCGGTGACCGCCGCCGTGCTGGCGGCGCAGTTGGAGGTGTCCGAGCGCACGCTGTACCGCGATATCGCCGAACTGACCGCTTTGGGCGCACCTATTTTTGGCGAGGCGGGCGTAGGGTATGTGCTGCGCAGTGGCCTGTTCCTGCCGCCATTGATGCTGAACGCCGAGGAAACCGAAGCGATCGTGCTCGGCTTGCGTTATGTGGACCAGCGCGGTGATGACGTGCTCAGCCGCGCCGCCGCCAATGCCCTGGCCAAGATCGCCGACGTGCTCGACCCGGCCGCCCAGGAAGCCTTGCGCAACCCGACGGTATTGCCCGGACCGCCAGGGTTTGGCTACCCGGAAAACCGCGTCCCGCTCAAAGTGTTTCGCGAGGCCATTGGCAACCAGGCCAAGTTGCATATCGATTACGCAGACGCCAGCCAGACCCAGAGCCAGCGCTTGATCTGGCCACTGGCCCTGGGGTTTCTGAATGAGGTGCGGGTGATCGTGGCTTGGTGTGAGTTGCGTGGTGCCTATCGCACCTTCCGCACCGACCGCGTGGCGAGTGCCGAAGCGTCCGGTGGACGTTACCCAGGCCGCCGCAGTGACTGGCTGAGGGCCTGGCGCAAGCTGCTGGAGGCGAATGAATCTGGACCCTTTACTCCTGACAAAAACTGA
- a CDS encoding TonB-dependent siderophore receptor, translating into MFAPLTRSMTLTLGLLTVAVSPDLLAETDPDNNALELGATSITAEGLGATTEHTGAYTTGSMSTATRLNLSVKETPQSISVITRQQMDDFNLNTLTDALLQTTGVTVQHLDSDRAGYSSRGYSINNFQVDGMLNTFGRMKSDSDTIIYDRIEVVRGATGLTTGAGDPSATVNMIRKRPTSQWQAKAGVSGASHDNYYSYLDVGGPLAFDGRLRGRTVMAYRDSQSFRDNYALQREVGYGILEADLTDDTVIAVGFDYQNKHVQGTSWGTLPYWNSDGSKARLSRSANMATDWSSWPLKDKTTFASLDHKLSEDWRLKAAYTHRQSDTDGKVYYGGAGFPNPDGSGMTAWTNQMVGTSKMDAVDFNLAGAYPLLGREHELMVGYGESEQRDSSPYQRYSTPDGYETIPDWQHMGGIVKFPDRTTGLKGPHSSKQQKAGYLATRLSLTDRLHAVLGSRYGSWEIESTPVDYDANNQRIPEPKTRQTHNDMWTPYAGLLYDLTPQYTVYASYTDIFNPQDERDASKKYLEPVVGSNYEIGLKGSLLNERLNLATAYFWSTQDNVAELDNAAPPDPITREQFYKSGGKGNKVQGFEVEVSGEVMRDWNLTAGYTYTHSLNGDQQRNNTDQPMNLLKMSTAYRLPGEWRGLTVGGAVNWQSDFYAFAGRPTGARNQDGDLITTPTKITQQAYTVVNLMSRYQFDERVSTSINVNNLFDKKYYERVGFYNGVYWGDPRSITLALDWKL; encoded by the coding sequence ATGTTCGCGCCCTTAACCCGTTCCATGACCCTCACCCTCGGCCTGCTCACTGTGGCAGTAAGCCCGGACCTGCTGGCCGAAACCGACCCCGACAACAATGCCCTCGAACTCGGCGCCACCAGCATCACCGCCGAAGGCCTGGGTGCCACCACCGAACACACTGGGGCCTACACCACCGGCTCAATGAGCACCGCCACCCGCCTGAACCTGTCGGTCAAGGAAACCCCGCAATCGATCTCGGTGATCACTCGCCAGCAGATGGATGATTTCAATCTCAATACGTTGACCGACGCCCTGCTCCAAACCACTGGAGTGACGGTCCAGCACCTGGATTCGGACCGCGCTGGCTATTCATCGCGCGGCTACTCCATCAACAATTTCCAGGTGGACGGCATGCTCAATACATTTGGGCGTATGAAGTCGGACTCCGACACCATCATCTACGACCGTATCGAAGTGGTACGCGGTGCGACCGGGCTGACCACGGGAGCAGGCGATCCGTCGGCCACGGTCAACATGATCCGCAAGCGCCCGACTTCACAGTGGCAAGCCAAGGCCGGCGTCAGCGGCGCCAGCCATGACAACTACTACAGCTACCTGGATGTGGGCGGCCCGCTGGCGTTTGATGGCCGCCTGCGCGGGCGTACCGTGATGGCGTACCGCGACAGCCAATCCTTTCGTGATAACTATGCTCTGCAAAGGGAAGTCGGCTACGGCATCCTCGAGGCTGATCTGACAGACGATACCGTGATAGCCGTCGGCTTCGATTATCAGAACAAGCATGTCCAGGGCACTTCATGGGGCACACTGCCCTATTGGAACAGCGATGGCAGCAAGGCCCGCTTGTCACGCTCCGCCAATATGGCCACCGACTGGAGTTCCTGGCCGCTGAAGGACAAGACCACCTTTGCCTCCCTCGACCACAAACTGTCCGAGGACTGGCGCTTGAAGGCCGCCTACACCCACCGACAAAGCGATACCGACGGCAAGGTGTACTACGGCGGCGCGGGATTCCCGAATCCGGATGGCAGCGGCATGACCGCCTGGACCAACCAGATGGTCGGCACCTCGAAAATGGATGCCGTGGACTTCAACCTCGCCGGTGCCTACCCACTGCTGGGCCGCGAGCATGAATTGATGGTTGGGTATGGCGAGTCGGAGCAGCGGGACTCCTCGCCCTATCAGCGCTACAGCACACCCGATGGCTACGAAACGATCCCTGATTGGCAACACATGGGCGGTATCGTCAAGTTTCCCGACCGTACTACCGGACTCAAGGGCCCGCACTCCAGCAAACAACAGAAGGCCGGGTACCTGGCCACTCGACTGAGCCTGACCGACAGGCTGCACGCGGTACTGGGCAGCCGGTACGGCAGTTGGGAAATCGAAAGCACCCCTGTTGACTACGACGCCAATAACCAGCGCATCCCCGAACCCAAGACCCGCCAGACCCACAACGACATGTGGACGCCCTACGCAGGGCTGCTCTACGACCTGACGCCGCAATACACGGTATATGCCAGCTACACCGATATCTTCAATCCGCAGGACGAACGTGATGCCAGCAAGAAATACCTGGAACCGGTGGTGGGCAGCAACTACGAAATCGGCCTCAAGGGCAGCCTGCTGAACGAGCGGTTGAACCTGGCCACCGCTTACTTCTGGAGCACCCAGGATAACGTGGCCGAACTCGACAATGCGGCCCCACCAGACCCGATCACCCGCGAGCAGTTCTACAAGTCCGGAGGCAAGGGCAACAAGGTGCAGGGTTTTGAAGTCGAGGTGTCCGGCGAAGTCATGCGCGACTGGAACCTCACCGCCGGTTACACCTACACCCACTCGCTCAACGGCGATCAGCAACGCAACAACACCGATCAACCGATGAACCTGCTGAAGATGTCGACAGCCTATCGCCTGCCCGGTGAATGGCGTGGCTTGACAGTGGGGGGTGCCGTCAATTGGCAGAGCGACTTCTACGCCTTTGCCGGACGCCCGACGGGAGCAAGGAATCAGGACGGCGATCTCATCACGACACCGACCAAGATCACCCAACAGGCCTACACCGTGGTCAACCTGATGTCGCGCTACCAGTTCGATGAACGTGTTTCGACATCAATTAACGTCAACAACCTATTTGATAAAAAATATTACGAACGCGTCGGTTTCTATAATGGCGTGTATTGGGGCGACCCGCGCTCAATCACGTTGGCATTGGACTGGAAGCTGTAA
- the zapE gene encoding cell division protein ZapE translates to MTFDSPLAAYQHAIAQRGFVADDVQRRAVDALQACHEALHQGHAPITGVYLWGPVGRGKTWLMDQFYQSLRVPARRQHFHHFMGWVHQRLFQLTGTHDPLQALARELSQEVRVLCFDELFVSDIGDAIILGRLFQVMFEEGVVMVCTSNQPPDQLYAEGFNRERFLPGIAAIKQHMRVVAVDGGEDHRLHPGVGIQRYWVNQPEALSEVFKQLAEGQPTSSGPIAVGHRSIVAVRSSATVLWCRYAALCEQPLAAMDFMLLCDRFKAILLAEVPCLSAQKRPGRIARGTEDGAQRVVAGDRELPALSVHDDSVRRFIALVDECYDRKVPLFIEAQVPLEQLYTEGYLVFPFRRTLSRLKEMQLQRFG, encoded by the coding sequence ATGACTTTCGACTCGCCCCTCGCTGCTTACCAACACGCTATCGCTCAACGGGGTTTCGTTGCCGACGACGTCCAGCGCCGTGCGGTGGACGCCCTGCAAGCCTGCCATGAAGCCCTGCACCAGGGCCATGCGCCAATCACCGGCGTGTACCTGTGGGGGCCGGTGGGGCGTGGCAAGACCTGGCTGATGGATCAGTTCTACCAGAGCCTGCGGGTGCCTGCGCGACGCCAGCATTTTCATCACTTCATGGGGTGGGTGCATCAGCGCCTGTTCCAACTGACCGGCACCCACGACCCTTTGCAGGCCCTGGCCCGGGAACTCAGCCAGGAAGTGCGCGTGCTGTGTTTCGATGAGCTGTTCGTCAGTGACATCGGTGACGCGATCATCCTTGGGCGTTTGTTCCAAGTGATGTTTGAGGAGGGCGTGGTGATGGTCTGCACCTCCAACCAACCGCCTGACCAGTTGTACGCCGAGGGCTTCAACCGCGAGCGTTTTTTGCCGGGTATCGCGGCGATAAAGCAGCATATGCGCGTGGTTGCGGTGGATGGGGGTGAGGACCACCGGCTGCATCCGGGTGTGGGTATCCAGCGCTACTGGGTCAACCAGCCGGAGGCGCTGTCCGAGGTGTTCAAGCAATTGGCCGAAGGCCAGCCAACCAGCAGTGGGCCGATTGCCGTGGGGCATCGTTCCATTGTCGCCGTGCGGTCCAGTGCCACCGTGCTCTGGTGCCGTTACGCCGCGCTGTGCGAGCAACCCCTGGCGGCGATGGATTTCATGCTGCTGTGTGATCGCTTCAAGGCGATTTTGCTCGCAGAAGTACCCTGCCTCAGTGCGCAAAAACGCCCAGGCCGAATCGCCCGCGGCACTGAGGACGGCGCGCAGCGGGTAGTGGCCGGTGACCGCGAGTTGCCGGCATTGTCGGTACACGATGACAGCGTGCGTCGTTTTATTGCTTTGGTGGACGAGTGCTACGACCGGAAGGTGCCGTTATTCATCGAGGCCCAAGTGCCGCTGGAACAACTTTATACCGAAGGCTATCTGGTATTTCCCTTCCGCAGGACCCTCAGCCGCCTGAAAGAAATGCAGTTGCAGCGTTTCGGCTAA
- a CDS encoding aldo/keto reductase yields the protein MRNKVFGRRSGLLVSELALGTGNFGTGWGHGAERDEAKQIFDGYLEAGGNFLDTANGYQFGQAEKLLGEFIASERDNLVVATKYTLRTQPSDEGTIRLGNNRKNLVRSVEESLKRLNTDRIDLLWAHMSDNVTPMEEILRGLDDLVRAGKIHYAGLSNFPAWRIARADLLAEVRSFAPIIGIQVEYSLVERTADRELLPMAEALGLAATLWSPLGGGFLTGKYRNTQDDNRANKLGILVHAEHSARETAVLDTLLAVAGEVGATPTHVAIAWLREKARRSTTALIPILGSRTRAQLDSTLGALEVQLSAEQVTRLDTASAIPLGVPHGIIAERFPIDNGPHAPRPPVI from the coding sequence ATGCGCAATAAAGTCTTTGGCCGCCGCAGCGGTTTGCTGGTATCTGAATTGGCCTTGGGCACCGGCAACTTCGGTACGGGCTGGGGCCATGGCGCCGAGCGCGATGAAGCCAAGCAGATCTTCGACGGTTACCTGGAGGCCGGCGGGAATTTCCTCGATACCGCCAACGGCTACCAGTTCGGACAGGCCGAAAAGCTGCTGGGTGAATTCATCGCCTCCGAGCGCGACAACCTGGTGGTGGCCACCAAGTACACCCTGCGCACCCAACCGTCCGATGAAGGTACGATCAGGCTCGGCAACAACCGCAAGAACCTGGTCCGCTCGGTGGAAGAAAGCCTCAAGCGCTTGAACACTGATCGCATCGACCTGCTCTGGGCACATATGAGCGACAACGTCACGCCCATGGAAGAGATCCTGCGCGGCCTCGACGACCTGGTGCGCGCCGGCAAGATCCACTACGCCGGCCTCTCCAACTTCCCCGCCTGGCGCATTGCCCGTGCCGACCTGCTGGCTGAAGTGCGCAGCTTTGCGCCCATCATCGGTATCCAGGTGGAATACAGCCTGGTCGAGCGCACCGCCGACCGCGAGCTGCTGCCGATGGCCGAAGCGCTGGGCCTTGCCGCCACGTTGTGGTCGCCTCTGGGCGGTGGCTTCCTGACCGGCAAATACCGCAACACCCAGGACGATAACCGTGCCAACAAACTCGGTATCCTGGTGCACGCCGAACACAGCGCCCGCGAAACCGCAGTGCTCGATACACTGCTGGCCGTGGCCGGTGAAGTCGGCGCCACACCCACCCACGTCGCCATCGCCTGGCTGCGGGAAAAAGCGCGCCGCTCCACCACGGCACTGATCCCGATCCTGGGCTCACGCACCCGTGCGCAGCTGGACAGCACCCTCGGTGCCCTGGAGGTGCAACTGTCGGCCGAGCAAGTCACCCGCCTCGACACCGCCAGTGCCATACCGCTGGGCGTGCCGCATGGGATCATCGCGGAGCGTTTTCCCATCGATAACGGACCGCACGCCCCTCGCCCGCCGGTTATCTGA
- the pepN gene encoding aminopeptidase N, translating to MRTEQPKMIYLKDYQAPDYLIEETHLTFELFEDHSLVHAQLVMRRNPERGAGLPPLVLDGQQLELLSVNLADQELTADDYQLTDSHLTVHPQSETFTLDTTVKIHPETNTALEGLYKSGSMFCTQCEAEGFRKITYYLDRPDVMSTFTTTVIAEQHRYPILLSNGNPIASGPGEDGRHWATWEDPFKKPAYLFALVAGDLWCVEDTFTTLTDRTVALRIYVEPENIDKCQHAMTSLKKSMRWDEETYGREYDLDIFMIVAVNDFNMGAMENKGLNIFNSSAVLARAETATDAAHQRVEAIVAHEYFHNWSGNRVTCRDWFQLSLKEGFTVFRDSGFSADMNSATVKRIQDVAYLRTHQFAEDAGPMAHAVRPDSFIEISNFYTLTVYEKGSEVVGMIHTLLGAEGFRKGSDLYFERHDGQAVTCDDFIKAMEDANGADLTQFKRWYSQAGTPRLAVSESYDAAAKTYSLTFRQSCPETPDKVEKLPFVIPVEMGLLDGKGAGIALRLAGEAAAGATSRVISVTEAEQTFTFVDIPEQPLPSLLRGFSAPVKLSFPYSRDQLMFLMQHDSDGFNRWDAGQQLSVQVLQELIAQHQQGQALHMDQRLITALRSVLSDESLDQAMVAEMLSLPGEAYLTEISDVADIEAIHAAREFARKQLADNLHEALWLRYQANRELSKQTPYVAAAEHFARRALQNIALSYLMLSGKPEVLAATIEQFDTSDNMTERLTALAVLVNSPFEAEKAQALAVFAENFKDNPLVMDQWFSVQAGSVLPGGLERVKALMEHPAFTLKNPNKVRALIGAFAGQNLINFHAADGSGYRFLADLVIQLNGFNPQIASRQLAPLTRWRKYDSARQALMKAELERILASGELSSDVFEVVSKSLA from the coding sequence ATGCGCACCGAACAACCGAAGATGATTTACCTGAAGGACTATCAGGCGCCGGACTACCTGATCGAAGAGACGCACCTGACCTTCGAGTTGTTCGAGGACCACAGCCTGGTCCACGCGCAACTGGTGATGCGCCGCAACCCTGAGCGCGGTGCCGGTTTGCCGCCGTTGGTGCTGGACGGCCAGCAATTGGAGCTGTTGAGTGTCAACCTGGCCGACCAGGAACTGACGGCCGATGATTATCAACTGACCGATAGTCATTTGACGGTGCATCCGCAGAGCGAGACTTTTACCCTTGATACCACGGTAAAAATTCACCCGGAAACCAACACGGCCCTCGAAGGCCTGTACAAGTCCGGCAGCATGTTCTGCACGCAATGCGAGGCCGAGGGCTTCCGCAAGATCACCTATTACCTCGACCGCCCGGACGTGATGAGCACCTTCACCACCACGGTGATCGCCGAGCAACACCGCTACCCGATCCTGCTGTCCAACGGCAACCCGATCGCCAGCGGCCCCGGCGAAGACGGCCGTCACTGGGCAACCTGGGAAGACCCGTTCAAGAAGCCGGCGTACCTGTTTGCCCTGGTAGCCGGTGACCTGTGGTGTGTCGAAGATACCTTCACTACCCTGACGGACCGCACCGTGGCGTTGCGCATCTACGTCGAACCGGAAAACATCGACAAGTGCCAGCACGCCATGACCAGCCTGAAGAAATCCATGCGCTGGGATGAAGAAACCTACGGCCGCGAGTACGACCTCGACATCTTCATGATCGTCGCGGTGAATGATTTCAACATGGGCGCCATGGAAAACAAGGGCCTTAACATCTTCAACTCCAGCGCCGTGCTGGCCCGCGCCGAAACCGCTACGGATGCTGCGCACCAGCGGGTCGAGGCGATTGTTGCCCACGAATATTTCCACAACTGGTCGGGCAACCGCGTGACCTGCCGCGACTGGTTCCAGCTGTCGCTCAAGGAAGGCTTCACAGTGTTCCGGGATTCGGGCTTCTCTGCCGACATGAACTCGGCCACGGTCAAGCGCATCCAGGACGTGGCGTACCTGCGTACCCACCAGTTCGCCGAAGACGCCGGCCCCATGGCCCACGCCGTGCGCCCGGACAGCTTTATCGAGATCTCCAACTTCTACACCCTGACCGTGTATGAAAAGGGTTCGGAAGTGGTCGGCATGATCCACACCCTGCTCGGTGCCGAAGGCTTTCGCAAAGGCAGCGACCTGTACTTCGAGCGCCATGACGGCCAGGCCGTGACCTGCGATGACTTCATCAAGGCCATGGAAGACGCCAACGGCGCCGACCTGACCCAGTTCAAGCGCTGGTACAGCCAGGCCGGTACACCGCGCCTGGCGGTGAGCGAGTCCTACGATGCCGCGGCCAAGACCTACAGCCTGACCTTCCGCCAAAGCTGCCCGGAAACCCCGGACAAGGTGGAAAAATTGCCGTTCGTGATCCCGGTGGAAATGGGCTTGCTGGACGGGAAGGGCGCCGGTATCGCCTTGCGCCTGGCCGGTGAAGCGGCTGCTGGCGCCACGTCGCGCGTGATCTCGGTGACCGAGGCCGAGCAGACCTTCACCTTCGTGGATATCCCGGAGCAGCCTTTGCCTTCGCTGCTGCGCGGTTTCTCGGCGCCGGTGAAGCTGAGCTTCCCCTACAGCCGCGATCAATTAATGTTCCTGATGCAGCATGACAGCGACGGCTTCAATCGTTGGGATGCCGGCCAGCAATTGTCGGTGCAGGTGTTGCAGGAACTGATCGCTCAGCACCAGCAGGGCCAGGCGTTACACATGGATCAACGCTTGATCACCGCGCTGCGCAGTGTGTTGAGCGACGAAAGCCTGGACCAGGCGATGGTTGCCGAAATGCTGTCGTTGCCAGGTGAGGCCTACCTGACCGAAATCAGTGATGTGGCGGATATCGAGGCTATCCATGCTGCCCGCGAGTTTGCGCGCAAGCAGCTGGCGGATAACTTGCACGAAGCACTGTGGCTGCGTTACCAGGCCAATCGCGAACTGTCCAAGCAAACGCCTTACGTGGCGGCCGCCGAGCACTTTGCCCGGCGCGCGTTGCAGAACATCGCGCTGTCGTACCTGATGCTCAGCGGCAAGCCGGAAGTACTGGCGGCGACGATCGAACAGTTCGACACCAGCGACAACATGACTGAGCGCCTCACCGCGCTGGCGGTGCTGGTGAACTCGCCATTCGAAGCGGAGAAGGCCCAGGCATTGGCGGTGTTCGCCGAGAACTTCAAAGACAACCCGTTGGTCATGGACCAGTGGTTCAGCGTGCAGGCCGGCAGCGTATTGCCGGGCGGACTGGAGCGGGTCAAGGCGTTGATGGAGCACCCGGCGTTCACCCTCAAGAACCCGAACAAGGTGCGTGCATTGATCGGCGCATTTGCCGGGCAGAACCTGATCAACTTCCATGCCGCCGATGGCTCTGGCTATCGCTTCCTGGCGGACCTGGTGATCCAGTTGAATGGCTTCAACCCGCAGATTGCTTCGCGCCAACTGGCGCCGCTGACCCGCTGGCGTAAATACGACAGCGCGCGCCAAGCGCTGATGAAAGCGGAGCTGGAGCGCATTCTGGCGTCTGGCGAGCTGTCGAGCGATGTGTTCGAGGTGGTCAGCAAGAGCCTGGCTTAA
- a CDS encoding nuclear transport factor 2 family protein encodes MSIPELAPAIVAYITAANTRDTSAIAQCFAEDANVFDEGQHQIGAAAIARWMEDTGRRYQPRVEVLKVQHRTGKVLVSNIVSGNFPGSPLELRYTFRLNEQGKISRLDISL; translated from the coding sequence ATGTCTATCCCCGAGTTGGCGCCGGCCATCGTGGCCTATATCACGGCCGCCAATACCCGTGACACCTCGGCTATCGCCCAGTGCTTTGCCGAAGATGCCAATGTGTTCGATGAGGGCCAGCACCAGATCGGTGCAGCGGCCATTGCGCGCTGGATGGAAGACACCGGGCGTCGCTACCAGCCGCGGGTCGAAGTGCTCAAGGTGCAACACCGTACCGGTAAGGTGCTGGTCAGCAACATCGTGTCCGGCAATTTCCCGGGCAGTCCCTTGGAGCTGCGCTACACCTTTCGCTTGAACGAGCAGGGCAAGATTTCACGCCTGGATATTTCCCTGTAG